In the Elstera cyanobacteriorum genome, one interval contains:
- the recA gene encoding recombinase RecA: MTVAQLRLIDKDIMDKNKALEAALGQIERAFGKGSIMKLGQREQAVDTEVISTGSLGLDIALGIGGLPRGRIIEIYGPESSGKTTLALHVIAEAQKAGGTCAFVDAEHALDPTYARKLGVNIDELLISQPDAGEQALEITDTLVRSGAIDVLVVDSVAALVPRAELEGEMGDSHVGLQARLMSQALRKLTGTISKSRCMVIFINQIRQKIGVMFGNPETTTGGNALKFYASIRLDIRRIGAIKDRDTVVGNQTRVKVVKNKMAPPFRVVEFDIMYGEGVSKVGELIDLGVKAGIVEKSGAWFSHDGQRIGQGRENAKTFLRENGSVADTIEQAIRANASGVADAMMGAPDTSGD; encoded by the coding sequence ATGACCGTCGCGCAACTGCGCCTTATCGATAAAGACATCATGGACAAGAACAAGGCTTTGGAAGCCGCCCTCGGGCAAATCGAACGCGCCTTCGGCAAAGGCTCGATCATGAAACTGGGCCAGCGCGAGCAGGCGGTGGACACGGAAGTGATCTCCACCGGCTCCCTGGGGCTGGATATTGCCCTGGGCATCGGCGGCTTGCCGCGCGGGCGCATCATCGAAATCTACGGGCCGGAAAGCTCGGGTAAGACGACGCTGGCGCTGCACGTCATCGCCGAAGCCCAGAAGGCAGGCGGCACCTGCGCGTTCGTCGATGCCGAGCATGCACTCGACCCGACCTATGCTCGCAAGCTCGGCGTGAATATCGACGAGCTGCTGATCTCGCAGCCGGATGCCGGGGAACAGGCGCTGGAAATCACCGATACGCTTGTGCGTTCTGGCGCCATCGACGTGCTGGTGGTCGATAGCGTCGCGGCCCTGGTGCCGCGCGCCGAACTTGAAGGCGAAATGGGCGACTCGCACGTCGGTCTCCAGGCACGGTTGATGAGCCAGGCCCTGCGTAAGCTCACCGGCACGATTTCCAAATCGCGCTGCATGGTGATCTTCATCAATCAGATTCGCCAGAAGATCGGCGTGATGTTCGGGAACCCGGAAACCACGACGGGCGGCAATGCGCTGAAGTTCTATGCCTCGATCCGTCTCGACATCCGCCGCATCGGCGCGATCAAGGACCGCGATACGGTGGTCGGCAATCAAACCCGCGTGAAAGTGGTGAAGAATAAGATGGCGCCGCCGTTCCGCGTCGTCGAGTTCGATATCATGTATGGCGAAGGCGTTTCGAAGGTCGGTGAACTTATCGATCTCGGGGTTAAGGCCGGGATTGTGGAGAAGTCGGGCGCTTGGTTCTCCCACGATGGTCAGCGCATCGGCCAGGGGCGGGAAAACGCCAAAACTTTCCTGCGGGAGAATGGCAGCGTCGCCGATACCATCGAACAGGCGATCCGCGCCAATGCCTCGGGGGTTGCCGATGCGATGATGGGGGCGCCGGATACTTCGGGCGATTAG
- the fliP gene encoding flagellar type III secretion system pore protein FliP (The bacterial flagellar biogenesis protein FliP forms a type III secretion system (T3SS)-type pore required for flagellar assembly.) codes for MRVPPASLLKIAAKWSAIYGLVSLVTLIVMLWTDPAMAQALTLDLGDGGGSTTGRIIQTLAVMTVISLAPSILMMVTSFTRIVIVLSLLRNALGVPQSPPNSVMVALAVFLTGFIMQPTLEQAYNQGLRPLIAEEITETQALDRTIEPLHGFMIRHVREKDLRLFFDLARVEPPAAAAQTPLRVLIPAFMISELRRAFEIGFLLFIPFLVIDMVVASILMAMGMMMLPPVIISLPFKLIFFVLVDGWYLVAGSLVRSFNE; via the coding sequence ATGCGCGTCCCGCCCGCGTCCCTGCTAAAGATCGCCGCCAAATGGAGCGCGATTTACGGTCTGGTCAGCCTTGTCACCCTCATTGTCATGCTGTGGACCGACCCGGCGATGGCGCAAGCCCTAACGCTCGACCTCGGCGACGGCGGCGGCAGCACCACGGGCCGCATCATTCAGACCCTGGCGGTGATGACGGTCATCAGCCTCGCCCCGTCGATTCTGATGATGGTCACCTCCTTCACCCGCATTGTGATTGTTTTGTCGCTGCTGCGAAACGCCCTCGGCGTGCCGCAGTCGCCGCCGAATTCCGTCATGGTGGCGCTGGCCGTGTTTCTGACCGGCTTCATCATGCAACCGACGCTGGAGCAGGCGTACAATCAGGGGCTACGCCCGCTGATCGCCGAGGAAATTACCGAAACCCAGGCACTCGACCGGACCATCGAACCGCTTCATGGGTTCATGATCCGCCATGTGCGCGAAAAAGACCTGCGGTTGTTTTTCGACCTCGCCCGCGTCGAACCGCCCGCCGCCGCCGCGCAAACGCCACTGCGCGTGCTAATTCCGGCCTTTATGATCAGCGAGTTGCGCCGCGCCTTTGAAATCGGCTTCCTGCTGTTCATCCCCTTCCTGGTCATCGACATGGTCGTTGCCTCCATCCTGATGGCGATGGGGATGATGATGCTGCCGCCGGTGATCATCTCGCTGCCATTCAAGCTGATCTTCTTCGTGCTGGTCGACGGCTGGTATCTGGTCGCAGGCAGCCTCGTGCGAAGTTTCAACGAGTGA
- the flhB gene encoding flagellar biosynthesis protein FlhB — MSEEDESSKTEEPTPKKLQEARDQGNVIQSRDVVNFAMLGASALVLTAFGAMMSHKITLIARAFIERAWDIRVDDTNFTVIIGELLLGIAVSLLVPMGILAIAAFAAFYLQFGLLFAPKSIEPKLDKIDPIKGFGRLFSMRNIVEFLKGVAKIIVVGAAAIFLLWPEMSSIDRFVFTDVADTLGEINRLALSVVFLVVAIVAVVAGADYLYQRFAFMKQMRMSKHDLKEEFKNQEGDPHVKAKLRQIRMEKAKQRMMAAVPQATVVVTNPTHYAVALKYEDMMPAPKVVAKGVDAVALRIRELAKESNVPVVENPPLARTLYALVELDKEIPPDTYKAVAEVISFVMRRNQRSGGPSKPLAAGIMAATSVGSTVPADDATPPAFGQ; from the coding sequence ATGAGCGAAGAAGACGAGTCCTCTAAAACAGAAGAACCGACACCGAAAAAACTGCAAGAAGCGCGCGACCAAGGGAATGTCATCCAGTCTCGCGACGTCGTTAATTTTGCCATGCTGGGGGCTTCGGCGCTGGTTCTAACGGCCTTCGGCGCAATGATGAGCCATAAGATCACCCTCATCGCCCGGGCATTTATCGAGCGTGCCTGGGATATTCGCGTCGATGATACGAATTTTACCGTCATTATTGGCGAACTCCTGCTGGGAATTGCCGTTAGCCTGCTTGTGCCGATGGGGATTTTGGCAATTGCCGCTTTTGCGGCCTTCTACCTACAGTTCGGCCTGCTCTTTGCGCCAAAGTCGATTGAACCCAAACTCGATAAAATCGATCCGATTAAGGGTTTCGGGCGACTTTTCTCGATGCGCAATATAGTCGAATTCCTAAAAGGGGTCGCCAAGATCATCGTTGTTGGGGCCGCCGCGATCTTTCTGCTTTGGCCGGAAATGAGCAGCATCGACCGGTTCGTCTTCACCGATGTTGCCGATACGCTTGGTGAAATCAACCGCTTAGCCCTGAGTGTCGTGTTTCTGGTCGTTGCCATTGTCGCCGTGGTCGCCGGGGCGGATTATCTCTATCAGCGCTTTGCCTTCATGAAGCAGATGCGCATGTCGAAGCATGACCTGAAGGAAGAGTTTAAAAACCAGGAAGGGGATCCCCACGTTAAAGCCAAACTGCGCCAGATTCGGATGGAGAAGGCGAAACAGCGCATGATGGCGGCCGTCCCTCAGGCAACGGTGGTTGTGACGAACCCCACCCATTATGCCGTAGCCTTGAAGTATGAAGATATGATGCCCGCCCCGAAGGTCGTGGCGAAGGGGGTTGATGCCGTGGCGCTGCGCATTCGCGAGTTGGCGAAAGAGAGCAATGTGCCGGTCGTCGAAAATCCGCCGCTGGCGCGGACGCTCTATGCCTTGGTCGAGCTTGATAAGGAAATTCCGCCCGATACCTATAAGGCGGTTGCCGAGGTTATCTCCTTCGTGATGCGGCGCAACCAACGCAGTGGCGGCCCGTCGAAGCCGCTTGCTGCCGGGATTATGGCGGCAACCTCGGTCGGCAGCACAGTGCCGGCGGATGATGCCACCCCGCCCGCGTTTGGCCAGTAG
- the fliR gene encoding flagellar biosynthetic protein FliR, translating into MRLFENMLLSELFALVLVFARIGAALMVLPLFGEQSIPARARLMFALAVTITVTPFLIPSLPSMPQSAIALTILLVGEIMIGIFLALLVRILFISLEVAGTSIVTQIGLSSATIFNPMISEQTSAVATFFGLIALVIMMQTDMHHMLLRGILDSYGLFAPGQGLIMGDASESITRVVSQAFRVGIQMTGPFFIAMMMINVALGLLSRLMPQLQVFFLAQPVQIILGFILLIVTLTAMMYVFVETIGVAIQGMLAPGGGP; encoded by the coding sequence ATGCGGCTTTTCGAAAATATGCTGCTGAGCGAGCTGTTTGCGCTCGTTCTGGTCTTTGCGCGGATCGGGGCAGCCTTGATGGTTCTGCCGCTGTTCGGCGAGCAAAGCATCCCGGCGCGGGCGCGTTTGATGTTCGCCTTGGCTGTGACCATCACCGTCACCCCCTTCTTAATTCCCTCCTTACCCAGCATGCCTCAGTCGGCCATTGCCCTGACCATACTGTTGGTCGGGGAGATTATGATCGGCATATTTTTGGCCCTCTTGGTCCGAATTCTCTTCATATCGCTTGAGGTCGCCGGAACTTCCATCGTCACGCAAATTGGTTTATCGAGCGCGACGATTTTTAACCCAATGATTTCCGAACAAACCTCGGCAGTGGCCACCTTCTTTGGTCTGATTGCTCTGGTGATCATGATGCAGACCGATATGCATCATATGCTCTTGCGCGGTATTCTGGACAGCTATGGCCTGTTTGCGCCGGGGCAGGGGCTAATTATGGGCGATGCGTCCGAGTCGATCACGCGGGTCGTCAGTCAGGCTTTCCGGGTTGGTATTCAGATGACCGGGCCGTTTTTTATCGCCATGATGATGATCAACGTGGCGCTTGGGCTCTTGTCTCGTTTGATGCCGCAGTTACAGGTGTTTTTCTTAGCGCAGCCGGTTCAGATTATCCTCGGCTTCATTCTGCTGATCGTCACCCTAACGGCGATGATGTATGTTTTCGTTGAGACGATTGGTGTTGCAATCCAGGGCATGCTTGCGCCGGGGGGAGGACCATGA
- a CDS encoding EscU/YscU/HrcU family type III secretion system export apparatus switch protein, which translates to MSGQDKAGQEVSAEGKKRPVAVALNYQRGDLPKVVAAGRGAIAEKILEIAFANGVKVREDRDLAELLSAVELNCPIPVNCFEAVAEILRYLYQANARLGGAPVAETGVSPDQR; encoded by the coding sequence ATGAGCGGACAGGATAAGGCCGGGCAGGAAGTTTCTGCCGAGGGCAAAAAGCGCCCGGTCGCCGTTGCGCTCAACTATCAGCGCGGCGATCTGCCGAAGGTGGTTGCCGCAGGGCGCGGCGCGATTGCAGAAAAAATTCTGGAAATCGCCTTCGCCAACGGCGTGAAAGTGCGTGAAGACCGCGACCTTGCGGAGTTGCTGTCCGCCGTCGAGCTAAATTGTCCAATCCCCGTCAATTGTTTCGAGGCAGTTGCGGAGATTCTAAGATATCTTTATCAAGCCAATGCGCGGTTGGGTGGCGCGCCCGTTGCCGAAACCGGGGTTTCCCCGGATCAACGGTAA
- the fliE gene encoding flagellar hook-basal body complex protein FliE has protein sequence MSTNPASAAAAYGTTVRALPSLESAARPMGPNFSELVEKAGRSALDTMYKAEGQTAKAAAGQAPDITEVVTAVANAEVTLQTVVAIRDRVVQAYNEIMRMPI, from the coding sequence ATGAGCACCAATCCCGCCTCCGCCGCCGCCGCCTACGGCACTACGGTTCGTGCGCTGCCCAGCCTCGAAAGCGCCGCCCGTCCGATGGGGCCGAACTTCTCGGAACTGGTCGAGAAGGCGGGGCGCTCGGCACTCGATACCATGTATAAGGCCGAAGGCCAGACCGCCAAGGCGGCAGCCGGTCAGGCGCCGGACATTACCGAAGTGGTGACGGCCGTTGCGAATGCCGAAGTGACCTTGCAGACCGTCGTCGCGATCCGTGACCGCGTGGTGCAGGCCTATAACGAAATCATGCGTATGCCCATCTAA
- the fliQ gene encoding flagellar biosynthesis protein FliQ codes for MNEATTLEVAREAVLVLLQVSGPIMVISLLVGLIISLFQALTQIQEMTLTFVPKIIVVFISLLLLFPFMLATMKGFMERLVDRIISLG; via the coding sequence ATGAATGAGGCCACTACGCTCGAAGTCGCGCGCGAAGCCGTGCTCGTGCTGCTGCAAGTATCGGGACCGATCATGGTGATTTCACTGTTGGTTGGTCTCATTATCTCGCTGTTCCAGGCACTCACCCAGATTCAGGAAATGACGCTGACCTTCGTGCCGAAGATCATCGTCGTTTTCATTTCGTTGCTGCTGCTGTTCCCCTTCATGTTGGCAACGATGAAGGGGTTTATGGAACGGCTGGTTGACCGCATTATCTCGCTCGGCTGA
- a CDS encoding EamA family transporter, which produces MPFAHSALALFVAAVWGFNFVAIKVGLNGMPPLFFCGVRFAIAALPLLFLRGGPPVAWRYVIGIGVALGVVKFGLLFTAIKIGMGAGLASLLMQSQVFFTILAAAFLLGEKVKPVALLGMLISAGGLAVLAMDLPLGTSLIGFGMVILAAMCWAVSNILTKQSGSQDAFRLISWVSLVPPLPLLVLSYFIEGPQAISAAVTEATPLTVGALLYVAGPSTILAFAVWSWLLQKYSAAKVTPFALAVPIFGLLSGAAFLGEHLDAMTLAACALVFAGLALTILSPNLKLGRQPHPAA; this is translated from the coding sequence ATGCCCTTCGCCCATTCCGCCCTCGCCCTATTCGTTGCTGCCGTCTGGGGGTTTAACTTCGTCGCCATCAAGGTTGGCCTGAATGGCATGCCGCCGCTGTTTTTCTGCGGCGTGCGTTTTGCCATTGCCGCCCTGCCGCTGCTGTTTCTGCGTGGCGGGCCGCCGGTGGCGTGGCGCTATGTGATCGGTATCGGCGTTGCCCTCGGCGTCGTGAAATTCGGTCTGCTGTTCACCGCCATTAAGATTGGGATGGGCGCCGGTCTCGCGTCGCTGCTGATGCAAAGCCAAGTGTTCTTTACCATCCTGGCGGCAGCCTTCCTGCTGGGCGAGAAGGTGAAGCCGGTGGCGCTGCTGGGCATGCTGATCTCGGCGGGTGGTCTTGCCGTCCTGGCGATGGATTTGCCGCTCGGCACCAGCCTGATCGGCTTCGGCATGGTCATTCTGGCCGCAATGTGCTGGGCCGTGTCGAATATCCTGACCAAACAATCGGGCAGCCAAGATGCTTTCCGACTGATTTCCTGGGTCAGCCTCGTGCCGCCGCTGCCGCTGCTCGTCTTATCCTATTTCATCGAAGGGCCGCAGGCGATCAGCGCCGCCGTGACGGAGGCAACGCCGCTGACCGTCGGCGCGTTGCTCTATGTCGCCGGGCCGTCCACGATCCTGGCCTTTGCGGTATGGAGCTGGCTGCTGCAGAAATATTCCGCCGCCAAGGTCACGCCCTTTGCCCTAGCCGTGCCGATCTTCGGCCTACTGTCGGGCGCCGCCTTCTTGGGCGAGCATCTCGACGCGATGACCCTCGCCGCCTGCGCGCTGGTCTTCGCCGGGTTGGCGCTGACGATCCTGTCGCCGAACCTCAAGCTGGGACGACAGCCCCATCCCGCAGCGTAA
- a CDS encoding flagellar biosynthetic protein FliO: MGADVLNEGYLRFIFGLVAVIAMIIVAVWGAKRLGLGTATGFRAKGRRLSLLEVMPLDQKRKLVLIRHDETDHLLLLGATHEMLLASTAAPATPATATPSAPPPSEPARKAPFLSADREA; the protein is encoded by the coding sequence ATGGGGGCCGATGTTTTGAACGAAGGCTATTTGCGGTTCATCTTCGGGCTGGTTGCGGTGATTGCGATGATTATCGTCGCGGTCTGGGGGGCCAAGCGGCTCGGCCTTGGCACCGCCACCGGCTTCCGCGCCAAGGGCCGTCGCCTGTCGCTGCTGGAAGTGATGCCACTCGACCAGAAGCGTAAGCTGGTGCTGATCCGCCACGACGAGACCGATCATTTGCTGCTGCTGGGGGCCACGCATGAAATGCTGCTCGCTTCCACCGCCGCCCCGGCCACGCCCGCAACGGCCACGCCCTCCGCGCCGCCGCCCAGCGAGCCTGCGCGCAAGGCCCCGTTCTTATCTGCCGACCGGGAGGCCTGA
- the flgC gene encoding flagellar basal body rod protein FlgC: MNLKDAMQISAAGMKAQGQRLRVISENLANADSTAQTPGGEPYRRKILTFKNVLNRSIGADMVQVNKIMPDSKDFELKYDPSHPAANAEGYVLRPNVNSLLELSDMRQAQRSYEANLSVIETSKAMLSRTIGLLRSA; encoded by the coding sequence ATGAATCTGAAAGACGCAATGCAGATTTCCGCCGCCGGGATGAAGGCTCAGGGCCAGCGTCTCCGGGTGATTTCGGAAAACCTTGCGAACGCCGATTCGACGGCGCAGACCCCCGGGGGGGAGCCGTACCGCCGTAAGATTCTAACGTTCAAGAACGTCCTGAACCGGTCGATCGGTGCCGATATGGTGCAAGTCAATAAGATCATGCCGGACAGCAAGGATTTTGAGCTGAAGTATGATCCCAGCCATCCGGCGGCGAACGCCGAGGGCTATGTGCTGCGGCCGAACGTAAATTCGCTGCTCGAACTATCGGATATGCGCCAGGCCCAGCGGTCCTACGAAGCCAATCTGTCGGTCATCGAAACCTCTAAAGCCATGCTCTCGCGGACCATTGGTCTGCTGCGCAGCGCTTAA
- a CDS encoding ATP-binding protein has product MIRSWWKPRPTVVQPHAIALPPLPLPTVFAVDGVIRSANPAFRRLLGVNDPIDRPLFSFIADGQEAVAQALAGAQTVPAPVEVDLIAEPGRETRCAARLYFERWAADAGPSGWLIQAVDISDQKELENRIVQSQKMQAVGQLAGGIAHDFNNLLTAMIGYCDLLLQRHRAGDASFADIMQIKQNGNRAAALVRQLLAFSRQQKLEVSQVDISDVLAELSHLLRRLIGQGIELELHHGRDLGLVRVDAGQLEQVIINLAVNARDAMPNGGRLTIATMIETVKFARRMGHETMAPGDYVVISVTDTGSGMPPDVQARIFEPFFTTKPVGSGTGLGLSTVYGIVRQTGGFIKVDSTIGVGTTFTIYLPRVAPLEEPQAVPVSREKAPTEMAAPDAAGGGRGAILLVEDEDPVRAFAARTLRSKGYHVTEAQSAEAALDLVRGGLTRPDLLITDVVMPGMDGPSMVREIWHSFPGLPVICVSGHADGDLREQLTALGDIAFLQKPFSLKQLAAKVAERMPGQG; this is encoded by the coding sequence ATGATCCGATCTTGGTGGAAACCCCGTCCGACCGTTGTTCAACCGCACGCAATCGCTCTGCCGCCACTGCCATTGCCAACGGTTTTCGCGGTCGATGGGGTCATTCGCAGCGCCAACCCGGCCTTTCGTCGGTTGCTTGGTGTGAATGACCCGATTGATCGACCGCTATTTTCTTTCATTGCCGATGGGCAGGAAGCCGTCGCGCAGGCTTTGGCCGGGGCGCAGACGGTTCCGGCGCCGGTCGAAGTCGATCTGATCGCCGAACCCGGGCGGGAAACGCGCTGCGCCGCGCGGCTTTACTTCGAACGCTGGGCGGCGGATGCCGGGCCATCGGGCTGGTTGATCCAGGCGGTTGATATTTCCGACCAGAAGGAGTTGGAAAACCGTATCGTTCAGTCGCAAAAAATGCAGGCCGTCGGGCAACTTGCGGGCGGGATCGCCCATGATTTCAATAATCTGCTGACTGCGATGATCGGTTATTGCGACCTCTTACTGCAACGGCATCGGGCTGGCGATGCCTCCTTTGCCGATATCATGCAGATCAAGCAGAACGGCAATCGGGCGGCGGCGCTGGTACGGCAACTGCTGGCGTTTTCCCGTCAGCAGAAACTGGAGGTTTCGCAGGTCGATATTTCCGACGTGCTGGCCGAACTCTCGCACCTGTTGCGGCGTTTGATCGGCCAGGGCATCGAGTTGGAACTGCATCATGGCCGTGACCTCGGGTTGGTCCGCGTCGATGCCGGGCAGTTGGAGCAGGTGATCATCAATTTGGCCGTCAACGCGCGCGACGCGATGCCCAATGGTGGGCGGTTGACGATTGCCACTATGATCGAAACGGTAAAATTCGCCCGCCGGATGGGGCATGAAACGATGGCCCCCGGCGATTACGTGGTGATCTCGGTGACCGATACCGGTTCCGGCATGCCGCCGGATGTGCAGGCGCGGATTTTCGAACCCTTCTTCACGACAAAGCCGGTCGGCTCCGGTACCGGCTTAGGCCTCTCGACGGTCTATGGCATCGTTCGGCAGACGGGTGGGTTCATTAAGGTCGATAGCACGATTGGCGTGGGCACGACCTTTACGATTTATCTGCCGCGCGTCGCCCCGCTCGAGGAACCGCAGGCCGTTCCGGTCAGCCGGGAGAAGGCGCCGACCGAGATGGCCGCCCCCGACGCGGCGGGCGGTGGACGCGGGGCGATCCTGTTGGTGGAGGATGAAGACCCGGTGCGCGCCTTTGCCGCCCGCACGCTGCGCAGCAAAGGGTATCACGTCACCGAAGCGCAATCGGCGGAAGCCGCGCTAGATCTTGTGCGGGGCGGGCTGACGCGGCCCGACCTCCTGATTACCGATGTGGTGATGCCGGGGATGGATGGCCCGAGTATGGTGCGCGAAATTTGGCACAGTTTTCCAGGGTTGCCGGTGATTTGCGTTTCCGGCCACGCCGATGGCGACCTGCGTGAACAATTAACGGCGCTCGGGGATATCGCTTTCTTGCAAAAACCTTTCAGCCTCAAGCAGTTAGCGGCGAAAGTAGCAGAACGGATGCCCGGGCAGGGATAA
- the flgB gene encoding flagellar basal body rod protein FlgB gives MSDDKINLMQLMSKRMDYLAERHKVISQNVANADTPNYRARDLRQQNFTQALKDANNRQPLAMTQPNHLAPVSPQTKFAVDKDKKPYETSLDKNSVVLEEQMMKMSQNQSDYTLNAELYNRYTSMAKMALSRGGQ, from the coding sequence ATGAGTGACGATAAAATCAACCTGATGCAGCTGATGTCCAAGCGCATGGACTATCTGGCCGAACGGCATAAGGTGATTTCGCAGAATGTCGCCAATGCCGATACGCCGAACTATCGGGCGCGCGATCTGCGCCAGCAGAATTTTACGCAGGCGCTGAAGGATGCGAACAATCGGCAGCCGCTTGCGATGACCCAGCCTAACCATCTGGCGCCGGTCAGCCCGCAAACCAAGTTTGCGGTGGATAAGGACAAGAAGCCTTACGAAACCTCGTTGGATAAAAACAGCGTGGTGCTGGAAGAGCAGATGATGAAAATGTCGCAGAATCAAAGCGACTATACGCTGAACGCCGAACTGTATAACCGCTACACCTCGATGGCCAAAATGGCCCTGTCGCGCGGCGGGCAATAA